Proteins encoded within one genomic window of uncultured Draconibacterium sp.:
- a CDS encoding 3'(2'),5'-bisphosphate nucleotidase CysQ: MDLNKVHNVIDVLADAGRAIIKVYESNDFDEQRKSDNTAVTRADKASSKIINAGLAQIFPEIPVLDEETNFPEYEIRKTWENYFLVDPLDGTKEFIKRNGEFCINIGLINKTAPINGWIYEPLKKKGWYCGKGDGIYTFDSKGSYAKMERPKPYNGKIRVATSRSFFKPREAELIEKMKGTFELEILHCGSSKKQIEIIKGNADMYLKAGPCSEWDTAPGQLMVEEFGGTVFRQDTFETMAYNKAILINPHFVMLNERLNTPEFVAFMQQIIQE; encoded by the coding sequence ATGGACTTAAACAAGGTACATAATGTTATTGATGTGCTGGCTGATGCCGGAAGAGCGATTATTAAAGTGTATGAAAGCAACGACTTTGATGAGCAGCGGAAATCGGATAATACAGCAGTTACCCGTGCCGACAAAGCATCGAGTAAGATAATTAATGCAGGCCTTGCACAAATATTCCCCGAAATTCCTGTTTTAGATGAAGAAACCAACTTCCCGGAGTACGAGATTCGTAAAACCTGGGAGAATTACTTTTTGGTAGATCCGCTGGATGGAACTAAGGAGTTTATAAAACGAAACGGCGAATTCTGCATCAACATCGGGTTGATTAACAAAACAGCTCCGATAAACGGATGGATTTACGAACCGTTGAAAAAAAAAGGCTGGTACTGCGGTAAAGGCGACGGGATTTATACGTTCGACAGCAAAGGAAGTTATGCAAAAATGGAGAGGCCGAAGCCGTACAACGGAAAAATTAGGGTGGCCACTAGCCGCTCGTTTTTTAAGCCCCGCGAGGCCGAGCTGATCGAAAAAATGAAAGGCACTTTTGAGCTGGAGATCCTTCACTGCGGCAGTTCAAAAAAGCAAATCGAAATTATCAAAGGAAATGCCGATATGTACCTAAAAGCCGGTCCTTGCTCGGAGTGGGATACTGCACCGGGCCAGTTGATGGTGGAAGAATTTGGCGGCACTGTTTTTCGTCAGGATACCTTTGAAACCATGGCCTACAACAAAGCCATTCTTAT
- the amrB gene encoding AmmeMemoRadiSam system protein B, with product MIFNKNKNREPAVAGQFYPSSASDLRNELEELFRNATTLKTSQPLRAVVSPHAGYIFSGEVAAAAFKQIPATKSYRNIFVLASSHRYTFGGAAVYTEGNYETPLGEITVNKKIGKELLASSSVFTEHDESHLYEHSLEVQLPFLQYRLGNDFTLVPIILGTHSAANCKKLADALRPYFTPENLFVISTDFSHFPSYENANLVDHITADAICKNKPNKLLKAIEKNKEKKIGNLATSLCGWTSVLTLLYMTKKGDFEFKQLAYKNSGDSKLYGEKDRVVGYWAIGVYEKSVFEISPAEKEEILQLARNSITRFLGEDIKEKKHKKSDNSILDQKAGAFISIYINNELRGCIGGFAGEKTLRQMIKRFAVSATNDQRFDPIEPSDLDNMTLEVSVLTPLKKIKSIDEFELGKHGIYIKSGFNSGTFLPQVAEKTGWSKEEFLGRCAKNKAGIGWDGWKTAELYTYEVVIVKDDQEKTS from the coding sequence ATGATATTCAATAAAAATAAAAACCGAGAGCCGGCTGTTGCAGGACAATTTTACCCTTCATCGGCCAGCGATTTACGAAATGAGCTGGAAGAATTATTTAGAAATGCCACTACTTTAAAAACTTCGCAACCACTTCGTGCCGTTGTTTCACCACATGCAGGCTACATTTTTAGTGGAGAAGTAGCTGCAGCCGCTTTCAAACAAATTCCGGCAACCAAAAGCTACCGGAATATTTTCGTATTGGCATCAAGCCACCGCTATACTTTTGGCGGAGCGGCGGTTTACACCGAAGGAAACTACGAAACTCCGCTGGGCGAAATTACAGTGAATAAAAAGATCGGGAAAGAACTGCTGGCCTCATCGTCGGTGTTTACCGAGCACGATGAATCGCACCTTTACGAACATAGTCTAGAGGTTCAGTTACCGTTTTTGCAATATCGTTTGGGGAATGATTTCACGTTAGTTCCAATCATTCTCGGAACTCACTCCGCCGCTAATTGCAAAAAGCTGGCAGACGCGCTTCGGCCGTATTTTACCCCGGAAAATTTGTTTGTGATCAGCACCGACTTTTCACATTTCCCAAGCTATGAAAATGCAAACCTGGTAGACCACATAACCGCTGACGCCATTTGCAAGAACAAACCAAACAAACTGTTGAAAGCCATTGAAAAGAACAAAGAGAAAAAGATAGGCAACCTTGCAACATCATTGTGCGGCTGGACATCGGTATTAACGCTGCTGTACATGACAAAAAAAGGTGATTTTGAGTTCAAACAACTGGCCTACAAAAATTCGGGCGACAGTAAACTTTATGGCGAAAAAGATCGCGTTGTGGGTTATTGGGCCATTGGCGTTTACGAGAAATCGGTTTTTGAAATAAGCCCCGCGGAAAAAGAGGAAATTCTGCAGCTGGCCCGAAATTCTATTACTCGTTTTTTAGGTGAGGACATTAAGGAAAAGAAGCATAAAAAAAGCGATAACAGCATTCTCGACCAAAAAGCCGGTGCATTCATAAGTATTTACATCAACAATGAACTGCGCGGATGCATTGGCGGTTTTGCCGGCGAAAAAACATTGCGCCAAATGATTAAACGTTTTGCGGTTTCGGCCACAAACGACCAGCGTTTCGATCCGATTGAACCTTCGGATTTGGACAATATGACACTTGAAGTTTCAGTGTTAACACCTTTGAAAAAGATAAAGTCGATCGATGAATTCGAACTGGGCAAACACGGCATCTATATAAAAAGCGGTTTTAACTCGGGCACATTTTTGCCGCAGGTAGCCGAAAAAACAGGTTGGAGTAAAGAAGAATTTCTGGGAAGATGCGCAAAAAACAAAGCCGGAATTGGTTGGGACGGATGGAAAACAGCCGAACTTTACACCTACGAGGTCGTGATTGTGAAAGACGATCAGGAAAAAACTTCCTGA
- the recO gene encoding DNA repair protein RecO, with amino-acid sequence MISATEGIVLHTIKYGESSVIATIFTKEFGRQSYLINAARSRKSKNKAGLLQPLFMVELEAYQKQSRDLQRIRAMKSLSTYQEIPFDIVKSTQAIFLAEVLYKTIHEQESYPELFEFMKNALLYLDLMEEGKTNFHLYFLFHLTEYLGFMPDTTQTGFEGWLDLQKGAVVPFEPSHPMFVNKEATAILVKLALLKINELDNLKLKRSMRDTLLEKLVDYYRLHFDTLGEIKSLKVLQEVFS; translated from the coding sequence ATGATTAGTGCTACCGAAGGCATTGTTTTGCACACGATAAAATATGGCGAGAGCAGTGTTATCGCCACCATTTTTACCAAAGAATTTGGCCGGCAAAGTTATCTGATAAACGCTGCGCGGAGCAGAAAATCGAAAAATAAAGCCGGGTTGTTGCAGCCCTTGTTTATGGTTGAACTGGAAGCTTATCAAAAACAATCGCGCGACCTTCAGCGGATAAGGGCAATGAAAAGCCTCTCTACATACCAGGAAATTCCTTTCGATATTGTAAAGTCAACGCAAGCCATTTTTCTGGCTGAGGTGCTTTATAAAACCATCCACGAACAGGAAAGTTACCCGGAGCTGTTCGAGTTTATGAAAAACGCTTTGCTTTATCTCGATTTGATGGAGGAGGGCAAAACAAATTTTCACCTGTATTTCCTTTTTCATTTAACCGAGTACCTTGGTTTTATGCCCGACACCACACAAACCGGTTTCGAAGGCTGGCTCGATCTGCAAAAGGGTGCAGTTGTTCCTTTCGAACCTTCGCACCCGATGTTTGTAAACAAAGAGGCAACGGCAATTCTGGTAAAACTGGCTTTGCTAAAAATTAATGAACTGGACAATTTGAAATTGAAACGCAGCATGCGCGATACGCTGCTTGAAAAGTTGGTAGATTATTACCGTCTGCATTTTGATACGCTGGGTGAAATAAAGTCGCTAAAAGTACTTCAGGAAGTTTTTTCCTGA
- a CDS encoding T9SS type A sorting domain-containing protein, translating to MMRRFILSALILLTFFVSQAQREQGSWQDYLSYNNASKIAVSPNKVFCVTEGGLFYYDLEDNSVNKFDDAIQLSDFGVSTIAYSEQNQVLVIAYSNSNIDLLYDDGEVVNLSDIKRKTIAGNKVINNISFSENEAYLACGFGIVVLDMDRKEVKDTYYIGDGGSSLEVNDIEVDNSSIFAATNQGIYRADKNEPNLANFANWIHVDDIPHPDGIFNHLVYHAGNIIANYAASEWYQDEMFILNNNTWEPYNSSIHYAFDMQSNGGYLIIASREVVFIIDSNHSLIGRIDTYEFGNRTEDSIDPRSAGVSADGSIWIADNNEVLVRYYGESFEQTLPPGPINNNMFFVGAFNSEVWMTPGSTVGYVRPLFQRFGNDGWTYFTEETHPELTGFHNILAIEVDPRDPDHFFVASWGGGLLEYRNDELVERYYNLNSPLETALPEQPNEPFTRVGGMSFDSEGNLWVNNAECAHNLHKLTPSGEWESFELPEIANRYNVSKIIVNENDDKWMLIPGGHDAYVINKTGDQKRRLLVQTYFSNGTDNIITPMHDVFSIAEDQEGAIWIGSAQGVAVYSNPSRIWSSDNFYATHPGLDLNDGIYHPLLETETVTAIAVDGANRKWLGTQNSGVFLVSETGEAEVLHFTTENSPLLSNNILSIAINQKSGEVFLGTDKGLISYQGEATGGADTYSDVYVYPNPVRETYDGPVTIAGLIENTDVKITDISGNLVYKTTSFGGQAVWDGKNLNGNRVKTGVYLVFCNDENGEETHITKILFIH from the coding sequence ATGATGAGAAGATTTATACTTTCTGCACTAATTTTACTGACGTTTTTTGTTTCTCAAGCCCAGCGCGAACAGGGGTCGTGGCAAGATTATCTTTCGTATAATAACGCCAGTAAAATTGCGGTTTCGCCAAATAAAGTTTTCTGCGTTACCGAGGGCGGACTGTTTTATTACGATCTGGAAGACAACAGTGTTAATAAATTTGACGACGCCATTCAGTTATCCGATTTTGGAGTAAGCACTATTGCTTACAGCGAGCAAAATCAGGTGCTGGTAATAGCTTATTCAAACAGTAATATCGATTTGCTTTATGATGATGGCGAAGTGGTTAACCTCTCGGATATAAAGCGGAAAACAATTGCCGGCAACAAGGTTATCAATAACATTTCTTTCTCGGAAAATGAGGCGTATTTGGCCTGTGGTTTTGGGATTGTAGTGCTGGATATGGATCGTAAGGAGGTGAAAGATACTTATTATATTGGCGACGGTGGATCATCGTTGGAAGTAAATGATATAGAAGTGGATAACAGTTCGATTTTTGCAGCTACCAACCAGGGAATTTACCGGGCCGATAAAAATGAACCGAATCTGGCCAATTTTGCGAACTGGATTCATGTGGATGATATTCCACATCCCGACGGTATTTTTAATCATTTGGTTTATCATGCCGGGAATATTATTGCCAATTACGCCGCCAGTGAGTGGTACCAGGATGAAATGTTCATTTTGAATAATAACACCTGGGAACCCTACAATTCTTCCATACATTATGCTTTTGATATGCAAAGCAACGGTGGGTATCTGATAATTGCCAGCCGCGAAGTGGTGTTTATCATCGACAGTAATCATTCGCTAATTGGACGGATTGATACTTACGAATTTGGTAACCGAACGGAAGATAGTATCGACCCGAGAAGTGCAGGTGTATCTGCCGACGGCTCGATTTGGATTGCTGATAACAACGAAGTGTTGGTGCGCTATTATGGCGAAAGTTTTGAGCAAACCTTACCTCCCGGACCGATTAATAATAACATGTTTTTTGTAGGTGCTTTTAACTCAGAAGTCTGGATGACTCCGGGTAGTACAGTAGGTTATGTCAGGCCACTCTTTCAGCGTTTTGGCAACGATGGCTGGACGTATTTTACCGAAGAAACACATCCCGAGCTGACAGGTTTTCATAACATTCTGGCTATTGAAGTGGATCCCCGCGATCCGGATCATTTTTTTGTTGCCAGCTGGGGCGGAGGATTGCTGGAGTACCGTAACGATGAGCTGGTGGAACGATATTATAACCTGAACAGCCCGCTGGAAACAGCTTTGCCGGAGCAACCCAACGAACCTTTTACACGGGTTGGGGGTATGAGTTTCGACTCGGAAGGAAACTTGTGGGTAAACAATGCTGAGTGCGCACATAACCTGCATAAGTTAACGCCATCGGGAGAATGGGAATCATTTGAATTGCCTGAAATTGCCAACAGATACAATGTTTCCAAAATTATTGTGAATGAAAATGATGACAAATGGATGCTCATTCCGGGGGGGCACGATGCGTATGTAATTAATAAAACCGGCGACCAGAAAAGAAGATTATTGGTGCAGACCTATTTCAGTAATGGTACCGACAATATTATTACCCCGATGCATGATGTTTTTTCAATTGCTGAAGATCAGGAAGGTGCCATTTGGATTGGCAGTGCGCAAGGTGTGGCGGTGTATAGCAATCCGTCGCGGATTTGGAGTTCGGATAACTTTTATGCCACTCATCCCGGACTCGATCTGAATGACGGTATTTACCATCCGCTACTGGAAACCGAAACCGTTACTGCCATTGCTGTTGACGGTGCTAACCGGAAATGGCTGGGAACCCAAAATTCAGGTGTGTTTTTGGTCTCGGAAACGGGCGAAGCTGAAGTGTTGCATTTCACCACCGAAAACAGTCCGTTACTTTCGAATAATATTCTGTCAATTGCCATTAATCAGAAAAGTGGCGAGGTGTTTTTGGGAACTGACAAGGGATTGATCTCTTACCAGGGTGAAGCAACCGGCGGAGCGGACACTTACAGTGATGTTTACGTTTATCCAAACCCGGTGCGCGAAACCTATGATGGCCCTGTTACAATTGCCGGATTAATTGAAAATACCGATGTGAAAATTACCGATATCAGCGGAAACCTGGTGTACAAAACTACTTCGTTTGGCGGTCAGGCGGTTTGGGACGGAAAGAACCTGAACGGCAACCGCGTAAAAACAGGAGTGTACCTGGTGTTTTGTAACGATGAAAACGGGGAAGAAACCCACATCACAAAAATATTGTTCATCCATTGA
- a CDS encoding non-canonical purine NTP diphosphatase, whose amino-acid sequence MKLVFATNNKHKLEELQAILGNHFTLLSLKDIECFDEIPEEQPTLEGNASQKAYYIYDKFGMNCFADDTGLEIEALNGEPGVFSARYAGEDKNSEANMQKVLEKLAKINDRNARFRTVISLVIDGEEEQFEGIVNGEILTKKRGDSGFGYDPIFKPEGLDQSFAEMGLEDKSKISHRGRAVQKLVDYLKKLD is encoded by the coding sequence ATGAAGCTCGTTTTTGCAACAAACAACAAACATAAACTGGAAGAATTACAGGCTATTTTGGGCAATCATTTTACCCTGCTTAGCTTAAAAGATATTGAATGTTTCGATGAAATCCCTGAGGAACAGCCTACACTCGAAGGAAATGCCAGCCAGAAAGCTTATTACATCTACGACAAATTCGGAATGAATTGTTTTGCCGACGACACCGGATTGGAAATCGAAGCCCTGAACGGAGAGCCTGGAGTTTTCTCGGCACGTTATGCCGGCGAAGACAAAAACTCAGAGGCGAACATGCAGAAGGTACTCGAAAAACTGGCTAAAATAAATGATAGAAATGCACGTTTTAGAACTGTAATTTCGTTGGTTATTGATGGTGAAGAGGAACAATTTGAAGGCATCGTAAACGGCGAAATATTAACGAAAAAACGTGGCGATTCGGGATTTGGTTATGATCCCATTTTTAAACCCGAAGGACTCGACCAATCGTTTGCCGAAATGGGCCTCGAAGATAAAAGCAAGATCAGTCACCGGGGAAGAGCCGTACAAAAACTGGTCGACTATTTGAAAAAGCTCGATTAA